ACGTGCCTCGGACATGAAGCGATCCACGCCGATCAGCAGAGCCAGGCCTTCTACCGGCAGCTTGCCGCCCAGTGTTGCCAAGGTGGCGGCAAGGGTGATGAAACCGCCGCCGGTGACTGCCGCCGCACCCTTGGAGGTCAGTAACAGCACGCCGATGATGCCCAGCTCTTCACCCAGACTCAGCTGCACATTGGTAGCCTGGGCAATGAAGATGGCCGCCATGGTCAGGTAGATGGAAGTGCCGTCCAGATTGAAGGAATAGCCGGTAGGAATCACCATGCCCACCACCGGTTTGGCGCAGCCCAGGTGTTCCATTTTCTTCATCATGCCCGGCAGGGCGGATTCGGACGAAGACGTACCCAGTACCAGCACGATTTCTTCCTTGATGTAGGCCAGAAACTTGAAGATGCTGAAGCCATTGAAGCGGGCGATGGCACCCAGTACCACAAAGACAAAGGCAAAGCAGGTCAGATAGACACAGGCCATCAGGAAGCCCAACTGCTTGAGCGAGCCCACGCCGTACTTGCCGATGGTGAAGGCCATGGCACCAAAAGCGCCGATTGGTGCCAGCTTCATCAGCATGTTGATCACGCCGAACAGGGCATGGGAAAACTCGTCCAGCATCGAAATGACGGTCTTGCCGCTGCTGCCCATGCGGGTAAGCGCCAGGCCCAGCAATACCGAGAACAGCAATACCTGCAGGATTTCACCGCTGGCAAAGGCACCCACCACCGTGTCCGGGATGATGTGCAGCAGGAAGTCCACGGTATTCATGTCCTTGGCTTCCGCCGTGTATTTGACGATTTCCTTGGCATGCAGAGTATGTGGGTCCACATTCAGGCCAGCACCCGGTTGCAGCAGGTTCACCACCACCAGGCCGATTACCAGCGCGAGTGTCGTGACGATTTCAAAATACAACAGGGACTTGACGCCGACGCGACCAACTTCCTTCATGTCGCCCATCTTGGCAATACCCACCACCACGGTGGAGAAGATGATGGGGGCAATCATCATCTTGATGAGCTTGATGAAAGCATCACCCAGCGGCTTCATTTTGGCGGCAGCTTCCGGATAGAAAGCACCCATCAGTACGCCGATGGAAATGGCAACCAGCACCTGGAAGTACAGGCGCGAGTAGAGCGGAGTTCTGGCTTGCATGTCTGGTCTCTTGTTCTCGGATGTTCGGAGGTTGAGCGTTGTTCCGGACCCTGTCTGGATCCTGTTGTTGCCTACATCCTAGCAAGCGATTGGTTTTAGGCTAATTGCTGATATCCCTAAGCTGAATGGATTGAACGGATAGTCGGCCAAAAACAGTTGATAAGCATAGCGTTGGTGCTGAATGGGTAACTGTACTTTGTGCCTGCTTTGATCCGTTGTGCATTTCCGGGTAACGCGAAAAAATCACAGCTTTACTCAAAAGCATTCTTGGTTCTGGCTGCACAAGCGGGACTGACCGGCAACAGTGGCCGTGTCATCCGGGAGTTGTGGCAATGGATGCCGTCGTTGCTTGGTGGACTGCATGTTCACTGCCAGTTAAAGGAAAAACCCATGGTTAATGTCGACTCGATCCCTGTTGAAGTGCGCGAGCGCATCCATAATGTTGCATCAGACCTGTACGCCAAAAATGGTCACCAGTCATTTCCTGCGCTGGACGAAGTCCGCAAATGTGCAAATGTCGATATGAACGTGGCCAGCCTGGTACTGAGGGAATGGCGCAAGATCCAGCCTGTCAGCCCCGAGCCACTGGGCAACAAGCTGCCCGTCCCTGTAGAAGAAGCAGGACTGGTGGCAATTCAGGCTGTCTGGATGCATGCCCAGCAGTTTGCAAATCAACATCTGCGTACTGCGCAAGCCGGCTGGCAGACTGAGCGGGATGAGCTGGATGCCCTGCGCGCTGAGCTGGCTGATGCATTTGAACGTCAGGCGGCCGAGCTGGAGGCCACCAGCCAGCAACTGAGTATGGTATTGGCACTGAATACACGGCAACAGCAAGAGCTGGAGCGTGCGGCTCCGCGCCTGGATGAATCGGCCAATCGTCTGGGGCAGACCGAATCGCGTCTGGTCGGGGTCGAGCGTGAGTTGAGCGAGACGCATGAGAAGCTGGCGCAGTCTTACGATGAGTTGCGCGCGCTGCGTCAGCAATGTGATGAACTGCGCAAGGAGTGCGATGTGCTGCGCAAGCAGCAAACAGCACTGCAAGAAGAGCTGCGTGTACAGCGTTCTGACAAGGAAAGTGCACACCGTGCCGTGGCCAGCTTGCGCCAGCAATTGCAGGAGGTCACGACAGAGCACGCTGGCGAATCTGCCTCCGCAGCATCCGCCCCTCCTGCTACTGCCACTGTTCCTGCTGCGGCAAAAGAACAAAGCGATCTTGAAGCTGCAGCATATGGTCAGTCAGTGACGGGGAGACTTGCAACGTCGTCACGTGCGGCAGACATGATTGTCCGATCGCGCTAGGGCGCATGCTTTGCATGCGCTTTCATTCATTCTTGGATATCAGGCTTGAACATCACTGTCTGATAGCCAATGTCACCCCTGCACAGTTTAATGAAACTGGCGGATATACGACGCCACGCCACCCAGCAGCATTTCAATCGAAATCGCCGTCAAAACCAGGCCCATCAATCGTTCCAGTGCTGTGATGGCCTGCTCGCCCAGCAATTTTTGCAAGCGTCCGGAAAACAGGAACACCACGGTGGTTACCAGCATGCAGATGGTGAGTGCGCCTATCCACTCCAGCATGCGCGATGGCTCGCGGGTGGACATCAGCAATACCGTAGCCATGGCAGAAGGCCCGGCAATCAGCGGAATGGCAATCGGCACGATGAAGGGTTCGCCATGCATCTTGTCACTGCCGAACACGCTGCCGCCCTCGCTGGGGAAAATCATCTTCAGTGCAATCAGGAACAGGATCACCCCGCCCGCCACCTGCATCGACTGATCGGTCAGGTGCATCACGTCCAGAAAATTGCGGCCGAAAAACATGAAAGTCAGCAGAACCAGAAAGGCGATCATGCATTCGCGGTACACCACTTTCTTGCGGCGCTCCGGTTTTACCTGCTTGAGCGCGGAGATGAACAGCGGAATATTGCCTAGTGGATCGGTAATCAGGATCAGCAAGACCGTGGCGGAAATGAAAGAAGTTTGCATGGTGGTGTCGACGTGTTGGTAGAGGTGATGTTCTGTCTATAGTGACAGCTATTATCTTGATAGTTAGTTTTTGGGAAAAATGCTATTGCAATCAAGTGCTCATTAGGATATCTGAAATGGGTGGTGATCATAATTTTTCAAAGATGTAGTTTGTTAACTTTGAAATATTTGTTTCACTGTTTCGTTTTGGGAGTTTTATGCCATGGCTCGTAATATGAATTCTAATTTTTATGTGATGCTAGGTATTGGTGCGAATGCCTTGTGGGGAGCGGCCTTTATTGTTCCGTATGCCTTGCATGACTTTCCTTCGGAGTTGATCACCATTTTTCGTTATTTTGTATATGGTGTTACTTCGATTGCTGTTTTGCTGTTGTTGGGTTTGGGTAATGTCAGAATTTCATTTCCCATTTTCATGGCGGCAAATGTAATCTCATTTTGTGGTAATGTGGGTTATTATCTTTTCTTGACCTTTGGTATCAAATATAGTGGTTTTGTCTATCCAGCGCTTATTATTGGCTTGTTGCCTGTTTCTGTCATCTTGTTTGGTGCATGTCAAGGCAGGAGGCAGTCACTGCTTGGCTTGCTGCCAGGTATTGGTTTGATTGTTTTTGGAATTGTATTGATTAATTTTTTGAGTGTGAATGATGCATCAGGCCTCACGCTGGATGCTGATCATGTTCGCGGCATTGTTTTTTCATTGATGGCTTTGTCGTTGCTTACAATATATTGCATTGCTAATGCCCGCTTTCTTAAGTCGAACATCGGTATTTCTTCATTGCGCTGGGCGGGTTTGCTGGGTATTTGCGCTTTATTGCAAAGTCTCCTGCTTACGCTCTTTGCCTATGTATTCGTCGGCCATGATATGTCAGTGTTCACAGCTTATTCTGCTGACAGGTTAATCGCCTTCATGCTTGGTGTGGTGTTCTTGGGTGTCTTTGTATCTTATGTGGCAATGTGGTTGTGGAATGTGTCGTCACGCCATATTTCCAGCATTGTGGCAGGGCGAGTGCTGTGTCTTGAGACCATTTTTGCGCTTGCCTACGGTTATATGCTGGATGCGCGCATGCCCCACTCATTCGAGTTGCTTGGTATCTGCCTTATTGTATTGGGTGGCTATCTTGTTCAGTGGTGCGCAGGGAGAGCGGGCCTGGAGGTGTGATGCATGGCGGCACGGCGGGTAGCTTGTTGCGCTGTAAACGAATATGAAGATGGACAAGGCCCGGCGATGCCGGGCCTTGTCCATTGTGGCTAATGCGTCTTATTCGGCAGCGCTGTCATCTGCGTTGGCATCCTCTGCGCCCAGTTTTTCGCGGCGGGCACTGCCGGCCACCATGGGGATGGCAAACAGGCGGCAAGGCAGGGAGCCGTTGAACAGCGGGGTGCGGCGCTTGACCGACAGGTGAATCATGTCGGACAGGCGCAGGTCGCCGCTGAAGAAGTGAGCAGTCCAGCCGGCAAAGTGAGCCTTCAGCCAGTCGCCCAGTTGCGGGTACAACTCGGCCAGCGCGTCCTGTTCGTCCATGCGCACGCCATAGGGCGGGTTGGTGACAATGAAGCCGCTGTCGGCAAACGGGCGTGCTTCCAGGATGTCCTGTGCCTGCAATTCGATGGTATCGGCCAGACCGGCGCGTTGCAGATTGGCACGGGCGATGGGCAGCATGTTGCGGGCGCGGTCGCTGCCCTT
The sequence above is drawn from the Aquitalea denitrificans genome and encodes:
- a CDS encoding dicarboxylate/amino acid:cation symporter; this encodes MQARTPLYSRLYFQVLVAISIGVLMGAFYPEAAAKMKPLGDAFIKLIKMMIAPIIFSTVVVGIAKMGDMKEVGRVGVKSLLYFEIVTTLALVIGLVVVNLLQPGAGLNVDPHTLHAKEIVKYTAEAKDMNTVDFLLHIIPDTVVGAFASGEILQVLLFSVLLGLALTRMGSSGKTVISMLDEFSHALFGVINMLMKLAPIGAFGAMAFTIGKYGVGSLKQLGFLMACVYLTCFAFVFVVLGAIARFNGFSIFKFLAYIKEEIVLVLGTSSSESALPGMMKKMEHLGCAKPVVGMVIPTGYSFNLDGTSIYLTMAAIFIAQATNVQLSLGEELGIIGVLLLTSKGAAAVTGGGFITLAATLATLGGKLPVEGLALLIGVDRFMSEARAITNLIGNGVATVVVARWEKALDQDRMQRVLNGEVLPEPDAVPAKH
- a CDS encoding DMT family transporter: MARNMNSNFYVMLGIGANALWGAAFIVPYALHDFPSELITIFRYFVYGVTSIAVLLLLGLGNVRISFPIFMAANVISFCGNVGYYLFLTFGIKYSGFVYPALIIGLLPVSVILFGACQGRRQSLLGLLPGIGLIVFGIVLINFLSVNDASGLTLDADHVRGIVFSLMALSLLTIYCIANARFLKSNIGISSLRWAGLLGICALLQSLLLTLFAYVFVGHDMSVFTAYSADRLIAFMLGVVFLGVFVSYVAMWLWNVSSRHISSIVAGRVLCLETIFALAYGYMLDARMPHSFELLGICLIVLGGYLVQWCAGRAGLEV
- a CDS encoding DNA-binding protein; translated protein: MVNVDSIPVEVRERIHNVASDLYAKNGHQSFPALDEVRKCANVDMNVASLVLREWRKIQPVSPEPLGNKLPVPVEEAGLVAIQAVWMHAQQFANQHLRTAQAGWQTERDELDALRAELADAFERQAAELEATSQQLSMVLALNTRQQQELERAAPRLDESANRLGQTESRLVGVERELSETHEKLAQSYDELRALRQQCDELRKECDVLRKQQTALQEELRVQRSDKESAHRAVASLRQQLQEVTTEHAGESASAASAPPATATVPAAAKEQSDLEAAAYGQSVTGRLATSSRAADMIVRSR
- a CDS encoding MarC family protein; this translates as MQTSFISATVLLILITDPLGNIPLFISALKQVKPERRKKVVYRECMIAFLVLLTFMFFGRNFLDVMHLTDQSMQVAGGVILFLIALKMIFPSEGGSVFGSDKMHGEPFIVPIAIPLIAGPSAMATVLLMSTREPSRMLEWIGALTICMLVTTVVFLFSGRLQKLLGEQAITALERLMGLVLTAISIEMLLGGVASYIRQFH